GGCTTTTCTCCAACCAAATGTACCATGGTCTTAACCAACTCTGAAATACCAACCTTAGCCTTAGCTGAAATTACCAATGCTTTAGGAAACACCTCCAAAAATTGAGAAATTGAATCAGGAGAAAGATGATCTGACTTATTCAAAACCAAAATGGAATCCGCATCCTTTCGTTTTGTTTCATTTACTTCATGCCAAATATCCTTCACTTGCACCATAGTGGATTGAGTCAAATCAATCAATACCACTATCAAAGTAGCACTTCTTATTTTATCAAAACTACGTTCAATACCCAACTTTTCAATCGAATCGCTTGTGCTCCGAATCCCAGCCGTATCAATGAACCTAAACCGAATTCCATCCAGTATTACCTCATCTTCTATGGTATCTCTGGTTGTACCGGCTATATCTGAGACAATGGCTCGGTCTTCATTCAAAAGGGCATTCAACAAGGTTGACTTTCCAACATTCGGTTGTCCTGCAATGGCAACTGGTACTCCGTTTTTTATGGCATTTCCCATTTTAAAAGAGCTCAAGAGTTTTGCCAAACCAACCCTAATCTTACTAACCACATTTTGCAACTGCTGCCTATCTGCAAATTCCACATCCTCTTGGCTAAAATCCAATTCCAATTCAATCAGTGCAGCAAAATGAACTAAATCATCTCGAAGTTGGGCCAAATCAGCTGAAAATCCACCTCGCATCTGATGCATTGCAACCTGATGAGACGCATGATTTTCTGCAGCAATCAAGTCTGCTACGGCCTCTGCCTGCAACAAATCCTTCTTACCATGTAAAAATGCCCTCATCGTAAACTCTCCCGGACCGGCCATTCTTGCTCCCTTTTCAATCAGCAATTCCAATACCCTTTTTTGAATAAAGACAGAACCATGACATGATATCTCAGCAGTATCTTCGCCTGTATAGGAAAATGGGGAACGAAAAACACTTATTAAGACTTCATCAATTCGCTCAAATCCATCTTTAATAAATCCATAAACAATGGAATTACCTGCTGTTTCTGCTAATTTTCTTTTTCCTTCAAAAACCTGATCAACCAAGTTCAAACTCCCCTTGCCACTGATTCGAATAACAGCAATGGCACCTGCGCCAGGGGCAGTAGCAATGGCAACAATTGGCTCTTGTTCTGCTAGCATTTATCGTATAACAGTTACTGTGCCGGCATCTTTATACAACCGGGGTTCAACCTCTTTTCCAATCCAATATTCGCCATTCTCAAACCTAGCTTCAATTTTCCAAAAATAGGCGTCCAATGGAACCGGCTCACCTTTATAGTATCCGTTCCACCCTTCAGAAGGCATGCTATTTTCAAGCTTTTGAGTTTCAAAAATTAAATTCCCCCATTCATCCCAAATTGTTAGTCTATATTCCTTTAAACCTTTTCCCTTAGGAAGGAATATTCCAAATTCTCCATCACCTCCAAGCACCAAGGCATTGGGGACAAACAAACCACCAAAAAAACCTATCCTTACAGTTTTCTCAATAGTATCGGTACAACCATTGGCCGCAGTTATTAATAACAAAACATCTTTGTTTCCCCAAAATTCATATTGATGAACTAAGCTATCATTTTCTGTAGAGAAAAATCCATCACCCAGATTCCAACTACTTGAAACATTGTCAACCGATTGATTAGTAAAAAATACAGTTCCATCAATTTGGGGATCACTTTGAACAGTATAATTAAAATCTGCAAAAGGTCTTGGTAATACCTGGATCA
The Bacteroidia bacterium DNA segment above includes these coding regions:
- the mnmE gene encoding tRNA uridine-5-carboxymethylaminomethyl(34) synthesis GTPase MnmE; the encoded protein is MLAEQEPIVAIATAPGAGAIAVIRISGKGSLNLVDQVFEGKRKLAETAGNSIVYGFIKDGFERIDEVLISVFRSPFSYTGEDTAEISCHGSVFIQKRVLELLIEKGARMAGPGEFTMRAFLHGKKDLLQAEAVADLIAAENHASHQVAMHQMRGGFSADLAQLRDDLVHFAALIELELDFSQEDVEFADRQQLQNVVSKIRVGLAKLLSSFKMGNAIKNGVPVAIAGQPNVGKSTLLNALLNEDRAIVSDIAGTTRDTIEDEVILDGIRFRFIDTAGIRSTSDSIEKLGIERSFDKIRSATLIVVLIDLTQSTMVQVKDIWHEVNETKRKDADSILVLNKSDHLSPDSISQFLEVFPKALVISAKAKVGISELVKTMVHLVGEKPAAEQTIVTNVRHYDSLYKADLALEEVLSGLNNQISADFVAIDIRKALYHLGEITGVVSTDELLGNIFGRFCIGK